A single window of Agromyces sp. Leaf222 DNA harbors:
- a CDS encoding peptidase C39 family protein gives MTGTVTSAARGAVIDDTLRAALGGTRATAWERSRHPYEPTVLDRRAGDVPLAAVLTTRRPSTAATKIVELWTSSDAGSAAGAGPSAADRAAADLLDDVIAASEGRGDAALKWELPAGAPVPEIAVARGFVPLRAPHSSAPGTLGTDGLVRWHRPLAHAEPPYYAQTTLFTCGAVAGLLAVEVSGAAGLGADRESDRDLELAFWRRASNFPAVEPIGLAVVMRESLTDTDAVEVWLDAEGPVLVESYSAFEHDFRTELQAESLRRAAELAVPVHRERVSADEIAARVAAGDLALLLVDEAPMHGETGPHWVLAHAAGDGVVVIQDPWISSDEGETWVDAHELPIATPDLDRMVAWGPTGYRGVVFVSRR, from the coding sequence ATGACCGGAACCGTCACCTCCGCCGCCCGAGGCGCCGTCATCGACGACACGCTGCGCGCCGCCCTCGGCGGCACGCGCGCCACGGCATGGGAACGCTCGCGCCATCCGTACGAGCCGACCGTGCTCGACCGTCGCGCCGGCGACGTTCCGCTCGCGGCGGTGCTCACCACCCGGCGGCCGTCGACCGCGGCGACCAAGATCGTCGAGCTCTGGACGTCGTCGGATGCCGGCAGCGCCGCCGGTGCCGGCCCCTCCGCGGCCGACCGGGCCGCCGCCGACCTCCTCGACGACGTGATCGCCGCGAGCGAGGGCCGGGGCGATGCCGCCCTCAAGTGGGAACTGCCGGCAGGCGCACCCGTTCCCGAGATCGCGGTGGCACGCGGCTTCGTGCCGCTGCGCGCTCCGCACTCCTCGGCGCCGGGCACGCTCGGCACCGACGGACTGGTGCGCTGGCACCGGCCGCTCGCCCATGCGGAGCCGCCGTACTACGCGCAGACGACGCTCTTCACCTGCGGCGCCGTCGCAGGGCTGCTCGCCGTCGAGGTGAGCGGCGCGGCAGGCCTCGGCGCCGACCGCGAGTCCGATCGGGACCTCGAGCTCGCCTTCTGGCGCCGCGCGAGCAACTTCCCTGCGGTCGAGCCGATCGGGCTCGCGGTCGTGATGCGCGAGAGCCTGACCGACACCGACGCCGTCGAGGTCTGGCTCGACGCCGAAGGCCCCGTGCTCGTCGAGTCGTACTCGGCATTCGAGCACGACTTCAGGACCGAACTGCAGGCGGAATCCCTCCGCAGGGCCGCCGAGCTCGCCGTTCCCGTGCATCGCGAACGCGTGTCTGCCGACGAGATCGCCGCACGGGTCGCGGCCGGCGATCTCGCACTCCTACTCGTCGACGAGGCACCGATGCACGGCGAGACCGGTCCGCACTGGGTGCTCGCGCACGCCGCTGGCGACGGCGTCGTCGTGATCCAGGACCCGTGGATCAGCTCCGACGAGGGCGAGACGTGGGTCGACGCCCATGAGCTGCCGATCGCGACCCCCGACCTGGACCGAATGGTCGCGTGGGGCCCGACCGGCTACCGCGGCGTCGTGTTCGTCAGCCGGCGGTGA